A region of Lycium barbarum isolate Lr01 chromosome 1, ASM1917538v2, whole genome shotgun sequence DNA encodes the following proteins:
- the LOC132639794 gene encoding probable 6-phosphogluconolactonase 4, chloroplastic has translation MATEKGKKTVLKFDSEEDVSNALAKYTADLSGKFIKEKGSFTVVLSGGSLIDTMRKLVEPPYKGSVDWSKWWIFWVDERVVPLDHDDSNYKLAWDGFLSKVPIPSSNTYAINDKESPEGAAIDYEARLKQLVESKVLPLSAATGFPKFDLMLLGMGPDGHVASLFPSRPHRHEKERLVTFITDSPKPPPPRITFTFPVINSASEIAMVITGAELAYMVDVALGSAPPPDGIPPPCTEVSAEEELTWFLDKDAASKLQTSG, from the exons ATGGCAACCGAGAAAGGGAAGAAGACGGTGTTAAAGTTCGACTCAGAAGAAGATGTATCAAATGCCCTCGCGAAATACACTGCTGATTTGTCCGGTAAATTCATCAAAGAAAAAGGTTCTTTCACTGTTGTTCTCTCTGGAGGTTCTCTTATCGACACCATgag GAAATTGGTGGAACCACCGTATAAAGGCTCAGTTGATTGGTCAAAATGGTGGATTTTTTGGGTGGACGAGAGGGTTGTTCCTTTGGATCACGATGACAGCAATTATAAACTTGCTTGGGATGGCTTTCTTTCTAAG GTTCCGATCCCCTCTTCTAACACTTATGCGATCAATGACAAGGAGTCACCTGAGGGTGCAGCTATTGATTATGAGGCCCGTCTGAAACAATTGGTTGAGAGCAAAGTTCTGCCTCTATCAGCAGCTACTGGATTCCCCAAATTTGATCTTATGCTATTAGGTATGGGGCCAGATGGACATGTAGCTTCTTTGTTCCCTTCGCGTCCTCACCGCCATGAGAAGGAGCGGCTAGTCACCTTCATCACTGACTCACCAAAGCCTCCTCCACCAAGGATTACTTTCACCTTTCCGGTAATTAACTCGGCTTCAGAGATAGCAATGGTGATCACGGGAGCAGAGTTAGCCTATATGGTTGATGTGGCTCTGGGTAGTGCACCTCCTCCTGATGGGATTCCTCCCCCTTGTACTGAGGTTTCAGCTGAAGAGGAGCTTACCTGGTTTTTAGACAAGGATGCTGCATCGAAACTACAAACCTCTGGATGA